GAACAAAAAATTGTACTTACTGAACCATTATTTGGAGGAATTCCGGGGTACGGTATTCAGACAGACTATGTTTGCCGAATTTGAAAAAGTCATCCATGAGAAAGTCGAGGCCGGCATTGCCTTGACTCCTGCTCTATTAAGTGAGATATATCGCCAGCTGAATGTCGACTATTACGGACCGGGCATTGTTATCGACAAGGACATAGATCTGGAATGGGCCCGCATTCCCCATTTTTATTCAGCGTATTATGTGTATAAGTATGCCACGGGTTTTTCGGCAGCTACCTCGATAAGTCAACAGATCCTCAGGGAAGGAGAAGCGGCGGTTAACCGTTACTTGAATTTCCTGAAAATGGGGGGTTCCGATTACCCGCTCGACTTGTTGAGAACAGCCGGAGTGGACATGACCACACCTCAACCCGTGCAAGACGGGCTCAATTTATTCGCCCGGCTGCTGGAACAGATGGAAACATTGACAGCCTAGAATTATTATGGAAGACGTTTTTACATGGTTGGTATAGCGCAATCTGAGATAACAAAAATTCAACGTTTGGTCGGGCCGGTTGAACAGGAACAGCTAATTCATGTGGATTGTTTTGCCGGTGAGAATGTCGGTGTGTTTATGCCGGTAACCGGGCCTTGTTATTACGCGGTTTCGCCCCGGCATACACATCCTTCTTACATGTTCACAATTGCTTTTAATGACAGGACTGCTCTAAAGATAGGTGAAGATACAATTCAGTCCCCGCAGGGGAAAATTTTAGCGCTGTCACCGGGCATCCCTCACCATGAGGTGCATTCCGGTCAACACCCGGGATATGTGGCAATTCTTATTGAAAAAGAGTTTTTTCAAGAGCAGTTGCTGGCATACCCAGTCACTCAAAATATTGTTTTTCGCGGAGCTGTATATGAATGTTTGCCTGCTTTATTATCAAGACTTAAGGAATTCATGATTGAAATTGATAATAAGATGCCTGGTTCTGAAATTATCGTAAAGGCGCTCAGCGTTGAGTTGTGCCATTTAATCATTAGAAGCATATTTAATATTAATTGTAAAAGAGACCGGATAAAATACCGATTTGAAATAGACAAAACTATTGATTATATGCATTCTAATCTATGGCGAAAGATATCCGTTGAGCGGTTGGCGGGGATAGCCAACATGTCCCCGTCATATTATGCGAGAATTTTTAAAAGAGAGACCGGTCTGACTCCGATTAATTATTTAAATAACATAAGTTATGCAGTTACAGGAAAACAGCACCAATTCCATAACAACAAAAATGGTTGTGAAGGCCAAAATTTTTCGATGAACCTTGAAAACCGATCGCCAGTTGTGTCAAAATAGACTTGGATTTGTTGCTCGTAACAGCAAATCCGATGGCTGGCGTTGAATAAGTACCCGACCATTTCACGGTGGGAGAGGGCTTCTTCGGCGCCTTCTTTATTCAGATTCATTTTTGTATCACCCGTATCGACAATGATGGCAAAAAAATACCATCCATTTCGATTATTGGGCGATTTTAAAAATGGTACTTATTTACTGTAAGTGCATAACTACTGGCCTGTTAAAACAGTTGAAAACTCACGAATTTGCTTTTCAGGCTTACGATCCAATGGCCCTTTCAAAACACAGGCAACGACATTGGCTTGGTGTGCATCCAAGCCGGCACAACATGTACGTATTGCATCCAAATTAACATCCTTCCTTTCTAAGCAGGGCACAACCGCCTGATCATCTGAAATTTGATGGGTGTGCTCGTGGCAACAACATATTGTACTCAAGCCGGATGGCAGTGCAACCCGCGCCGAGACATCTGCCGTAGTCAGCCTCTTCCTGAATGTACAGCCAGGATAATGGTCCTATTATTAAGACTTAGGTCCTATTGACACTGGGACCGTCGAAAGATACAATGTGTTAAAAGAAAAAGGTAAACCCAGTCGAAAGATGGGGACGCAAAGCCACGGGTCTAAAGCGAAAGCTATGACAGCCGGGTTGCCGTGAATATTTTTTAATTGAGACACTACCTTTCACGGCAAGGTAGTTTTTCGTTTTTATATAGTGCGTTAGTACTATAGCAATGTCGTCTTGGTGCTAAATTAACGGAATTTTGGTTTTGATTAAGGCTATGAATGAGTAATTTTATAGTATTTTGAAATTACGGGTGAAAAGTCATGGATCTTAGTTGCCAGACATATTCCAGAAAAATGGCTTGGTTCGGAATTACCCCCCGGAACAACATTGTTTCAATCATGTATAAAATAGCACTATGCAAATCTATAAGAACATATGTTCTGGGGGGGGGGGGGGTGATATTTCAAAATTTACCATAATTATGCGTATATGCAATACTCTGCTTATATCCTCTCTTTATGCCAACCACTTTAAGCGCGCTGGATACCGCGCACCTCCACTTATTACTGTAGCCACGCCACAAATTTTCCTCCATTAAAAATATTGTCCCGAGGTGTCTTCAAATTTGAAGTTGACGTTTATTCGTGTTGCCGAAACCTTACTCAAGGTAATCGAAGCACGCGACGCAAGTTGTGCGGCTCACTCACGAAAGGTCGCGCTACTCGCCAAAATTATCTCCGGGGAAATGGGCATGACTTTAAAAATGCAAGAATACCTATACTTGGCCGGCTTGTTCCACGACATTGGCAAGGTCGGAATAAAGGACTCATATCTGTCAAAGCCGGGAAAGTTAAGCCCTGCCGAATGGGTTGAAATAAAAAAGCATCCGGTTATTGGCTGCGAGATAATCAAGACGATCCCGGGTTCGCAAGATATCAGCCTGATGGTGCTTTATCACCATGAACGGTACGACGGGAAGGGTTATCCTGCTGGTTTGCAAGGTGAAGCCATCCCCCTGGGAGCACGTATTTTAGCCGTGGTGGACGCATTCGATGCGATGGTTGCAGATCGGATTTACCGCCCGAAGCTGGAGCGGGAGGCAGCTATTGCTGAACTAATGCGTTGCTCCGGAAGTCATTTCGATCCGTCCGTCGTGGAAGTATTTTGCCGGGTCTTACCTGGAATAAAAGTGTAGCTTAAAAGAGATCGTTTATATGGGAAGCTCCCCTGTCTATAAAATTCGATGCATTTCCTGTGCTGGTTGATAATCACGTATCAGGCGATTTGCTTTTACCCTTATGTGGTTTTATATAAAGTTTTCGATTTCTCCATGTTTAACTCATTGTAGCTGCTGTAAGTTTGTTTTGGTTGTGGTGGTGGAGTAAAAAGTGCAGAAATGTCAAATTTGTAGCCAACAATATCCTGATCGCCCGTGTCAGAAGTGCCCGGACTTCATTGGCGGAGGGGAGATGCGCCATGAGTTGCACCAGCCGATACCCGTGACGCTGGAAGCGCCGGACGGCTTGAAATATCCAGCCGAAATTTTGGTTCTGAACCCGATCGAGCTGGGATTGAGGACAAAAGCACCCCTGCAGGGCCAGTATACCATCCGGTTGCTTGATCAACTGATGCTGGAAGTAAGGCCGGTGGTAATAAGGGGTAAAGGTGATACTCACCCTTTCGATATTTTTGTTGTTCAACGTGCGGGAGAGACCTCATCACGCCTGGGCGGAGAAGTCTACCGCCTGCTTACCAGCACCACCGGACAATTCATTGAAGAAATCAGCCAACAGATGCCCGACCATCTTAAGGAATTGGTGCGTCAACGTTTAATGGCGGAAGTGGAAAAGTCGGAACTAATCAATGCCATGCGTTTAGGCCGGGTGCTGAAATATGAGCGCGGCAGGTTTCGACATCTTTCCGGACAGACAGACATGGACTTGCCTATGGAAGAAGTACGATCCTTGATGCATGAGGTGGTCAGATTGGGTAACCATCGGAGAGAGGTTATCATCAGCGCCGAGGGCGGGCGAGTGTTGGATCTGCACGGCATTCCTTTTGATTATCAAAGCGGCGGCCTGCTGGCTTTCGATATAACCGACATTATCGAGAAGGAAAGAAAAATCCACCGCCAGCAAATACAGGCATACCGGGAAGCCATGGCGGCGGTAACCGGCGGACGTTTCAACCTGGTCAGCCGGGAGGAAGCGAAAAATTTTATTGTAAAAGAACGGATACTGCTGCATTCCTATCTCAAGGAGCCAAAGGACATAGCTTTAGCCCGGTTGTCGTTAAAGAAAGTGTTATCCGCCATCCCATCTTCCAGGCATTACCATGTCCTCCTCTGTTTTTCGGAAGCGCTTACTAATGTCCTGAAGCATGCCGTATCAGGCGAATGGTTCGCCGTTCAATTGGATGGAAGACTTCGGCTGGTGGTAAAAGACGATGGGCCGGGCATCAAACTTGCCGACTTACCCAAGGCAACCCTGATGCAGCACTATTCCACCAAGAATTCCCTGGGCTGCGGCTTTACCCTGATTACCCATTACGCAGATCGACTGTACCTGCACACAGATGCGGGCGGTACCATGCTGGCAATGGAATTCGACAATTCAAGGTCGGGAAATCCCCCTTGCAGCCAGCCGGAAAAACAGTAAGGTGGAAGAGGAGGTCTTGTTTTTGCTTAAAAGCTTGCTCCGGATAGACGAAAACGTTCGCTATGTATGCCTCGAAGGGGAACTGGACCTGGAAGCCGTGGATGTACTGATTGAACTTACCCTGAGCAACTGCGAAAACGAAAAGTCCCTGGTTTTGGACTTGGGCGGTGTCAGCTTTGTTGATTCCACCGGCATCCATTGTTTGCTGGAAATATGGCGCCAATGGCGGCAGCGTGAGAAGTCTGTGCAGTTGATAAATGTGCAGGAGGATGTGAGTGAAATCCTCAGGCTGGTGGGGCTGGATGAGTTTTTTAAAGTGCCCGGCCCCCATGAGAACGGAGAAGTTTTTTGGAAGGTAAAAAAAACCAGGTGAGATTATGGAGGACCAGCGACTAATAACCGGGGATGATTTGAACCCGGAATGGCGGCTAAAAAGGGTATTGAATGATCTTGGGACTCTAATCAATGTCGATTATACTGCCTTAGTGGGTATCAGCGGAGAATCGCTTACTGTGCTGGCAGAATGGCGCAAAAGTGAAGATGGAGAATCCATCCTCCTTTCGCTTCTGCAAAAAGATTTTAACGACTATGTCCGCGCAGTGCATGACCGGGGTAATAGCCCTCATGCTCCGGAGGCTGGAGCGGGTAATACAACCGGCTGCACCTGGAAAAGCGCTCTTACCATGGCAGTGCCTGTGCCGGTGGAGAAAGGAGTTCTGGGCGTACTAGTACTGGGGTGCAAAAAGCCGCGCCGGTTTTCTGACTTAGCCCTTAAAACAATATCTATAGTTGCCCGCGTCCTGGGTTGGGCGCTGGAAGATGCCCTGCGGTGCAGGCTGGCGCGGAAAAACCTGGAGGACGTAAAGTCCGAACTGGTCCTGGCCCAAAAAGCACAAGAAAACCTTTTGCCGCAGTATTTTCCCGAGTTGGAAGGGATAGAGATAACCGGCCGGAGTATACCCGCCCGGGTTGTAGGGGGCGACTACTTTGACTTTCTGCTCCTGGACGGGGGACGGTTGGTAGCGGTAATCGGGGATGTTATGGGCAAAGGTATGGCGGCCGCCATGTTGATGTTTATACTGCGCAGCACTCTACGGGCTATTCTTGCCGAAGAAAAGGACCTATCCAGGGTTTTGTCGCGGTTGAATGCCATTGTAGGGGTAGACCTCCGCCGGGCCGGGGCTTTTGCCACTTTTTGCATCATTGTATATGATCCGGACTTGCGCCAGATCTGCTGTTTCAATGCAGGGCATCATTACCCTTTATGCTACCAGGGTGGGAAGGCGGAAACATTAATAACCAATGGAATTGCCCTGGGGCTTCAAGAAAAATATGATTACAAAGATTCCCGGAAGCTCGCCCTATTCTCAGGAGAGGTAGTTCTTCTTTATACCGACGGGGTAGTGGAAGCCCGTAACCAGCACGGCGAAAAATTTGGGCTCGCCAGGCTGAAAGAGGTATTACAGTTAAATGCAGGCCGCAACGCTGCCGGAATCCGGGAGGCTGTTATAGAGGCGGTTTCGCGATTTGCCAGGGGCACATCCCAAAAAGATGACATTACCCTCGCTGTTATAAAAGTAAGGTAGGGAAGTTTTATGCAAATAAGAAAAAGGAAAACCCTGGAAAACGTTATTTTGGATCTGAGCGGGGAGTTGGATTTCAGCAACGTCGATGAACTAAAAAACCAGGTCCTTGCAGAGCAGGACGGGGGAAAGATCACTATAAATATGGCGGCAGTAGATTTTATCGATTCTTCAGGGGTAGGAATACTTCTTCATCTGGCCCGGGAGCTTTCCGAGCAGAACCGGGTTTTTGAAGTTATCAATATTCCGGAAAGCATCCGGGAAAGTATGGCGCTTATCGGTTTTTTTCAGGTTATAGAAGCAATACAGGTGAACGGATCCTAGGTAATTATCATAGCCTGGGGAGGGATGGTCATGCAAGAAGTTGTGGTTCAAGGGGCAACTGTTCAGGACGCACTGAAGCAGGCAATGCATTTGCTTGGTGCAAAGCAGTGCGAGATTCAAATACAGGTGCTTAATCCCGGAAGTTCCGAAGTAGCGTGTCTTGGCAGGCGTCCCGCGGTTGTTAGGGCGTGGAAAAAGAAGGAATCAGAAAAGCCTTCGGAAGGCGATTTCCAGTCTATCACGGCGTCAGATCACGAAGAGCAAACCGGCCCACTGGCAAATCCTGAATCATTGGCTGTAACTGCCGAAAGGTCTATATCCCTTGCAAGGGTGGAATACGGCGAGATAATATTAGAATATTCTAAGGGGGAGCCTTACCCTGTTGTGGTTCCCTGTCCAGGAATAAATTTATGGGTTAACGGAAACCGGCGCACTGAGCCGGTTGCGTTGACAAAAGAGGATGTTATCCGGCTTGAAGCCGTCAATGAAGAACGAGAGGGCGGCTGGCACTTGCAGGTTTCGGAGGACGGCATGAGTGCAGTTCTGCACGTCCGACCGAAGTTACGTATTACCCGTGAAATTGTTGATCTCCCTCCGTCAAATCACTTGCATATTGAGGTAAAAGAAAAAATTGAGAAACTGCCGCCGGTAAGTTTGGAAGAAATTATACAGGAATTGAACAAGCAGGGGATCATTTTTGGCATCGACTGGGAGGCGTGTGCCCGGGCGGCCGCTTCCTGTCACGAGGAAGAAGTGATTATTGCCCGGGGGCGGCCTCCGGAACGGGGGCAAGATGCCCGTATAGAATTTTTTTTTAGCCTTAACGAGAAGGTACCTGTTATTAGCGGCGACGCAGGAAGGATAGATTACCGTGAACGATTTGCATTTACCTCGGTGGATGCGGGAACTATTTTAGCGCGAAAGTATCCAGGGGGACCGGGAGTGCCGGGTGCCACCGTAAAGGGTGGAGTTACTGCCCCCCCTCCCCCCCAAGATGTTGTTCTCAAGGCCGGTAGAGGGGTTGCCCTGGTTAATAACGGATTGGAAGCAGTGGCGTTAGATACCGGGCGCCCCCTGCTGCTGCAGAATAAAAATCTTTCTGAAATCACAATCTACCCCGGTTTGGTCCACTCCGGCGATGTCGACCTGTCTTCCGGGAATATAGCTTTCAAAGGAGATGTACTGATTGGCGGGAACGTTAATGAACGAATGAATGTGGAAGCGCTCGGCGATGTGCGGGTGGCTGGTCATGTGGCACAGGCGATGATCCAGGCTTCCGGTTCCATCCTGGTGCAGGGAAATGTGCTTTCTTCCATTTTGGTAGCCGGTGGAGAGAATGCGTTTATTCAGGACTTGGCACCTTTAATTGATAACATTCATAAACAATTACAGCTCTTGCTAAGGGCAATAAACCAGCTACAGGGTAATCAGGCATTTAAAACCGGCGACCTGAAAGGCGGTATCGGCCCCCTGTTAAAGTTATTATTGGAGATTAAATTCAAAAACTTGCCACAGATGGTCAAGTTGCTGAAAGATTTATCACGTAACTTGCCAGAGCAGTTAAGCGGGGAAAAACTGATTGTATTGGTGCGAAGTCTGGAGCACGCTTTCATTTCCGCGCCGTTATCCATCCGGGATTGTAAGGAACTGCATGCTATGAAGCACGGGGTGGGTGATTTAATAGACAGGTTAACGTCAATTTCGGGGCAAAAAAGTGATATTTTACTGAAACATGCTCTAAATTCCGACATACGGGCCACGGGCAGCGTGAAAGTCGTAGGAACGGGGTGCTATAATACCCGGATTGTTGCCGGCGGTACTGTGGAGGTGGAACGGACTTTTCGCGGCGGGGAAATTCAGGCCGGGGGCAATGTATATGTCGGCGAACTGGGTGCAAGGAGCGGAATTCGGGCCCGTATTAAGGTGCCATGGGAAAGAAAAATATCCCTTGGCCATGTACATGAAAATGTCATAGTCCAGGTAGGTGACCGCCAGTTCAGGTTTGACCGGGAAGAATATGGAATAATTATGAGGTTGGATAAAGAGGGCAATCTGATTAACAGAACTCATTAAGATAAGTCTGCACGTGTTTAGAATTGAGCCCGTGAAAAGTACCAACAATAAAGGCATTGACGTTGGAGGTCACTGTATGGAGCATTTTAAGTGGTCAGGGTTTTCTTTTGGGATTGAACTCTTATCCTGACACCAGTAACCCCGCCTCTATTACCCCGGTATGCCAGGCATGTATTCCCTGCCGGAAAAGAAAGACGAAAAGAAATAATAAGGGTATTCTCAAGTAACGTAAAGCAGGGCGTAAAATTCGCCCTGCATAGTCAAAAGACCCTGCTTTAAGGGTTATGGGAAAATGGATATACTGTGCCCGACTGCACTTTTTGGATGCCCAGGGCTTTTTCCAGGTCAATGGCGTGCTCCTGCTCCACCACCGCAATATTTCGAATCTTTTGGGCCGAGTCGTAGAGTTGAAGCGCTTCCAGTTGTTCAATGCGCTGTAGATAACGGCGAATGGCATCGTACTCGACTTGCAGGTCCTGGCGAAGCATTTCCACATTATTCAGGGATGTAAGCCTGTTGGCCACTTCCACGGTAGGGATGCCGCCGAGGTACTGAATCAGGTCGCTTAAGACCACAGCGTGTTCATGTTCTTCCTGGGCATGTTCCAGCAATTCATCAATGACGGCTGTATACTCAGGGGCCCGTGAGCATACTGGAGTGTGCTGGATGTACTGGATCATGGCTGCATACTCCCAGGACAGGTCCAGGTTTAAACCGTTGATTACTTGTTCCAGTTGTATTTGACTGGTCATACCTTTGCTCCCATTCCTTTTTTTGTAAATATTGTATTTAAAAACGTTCCCTTTAGTGAGTTAATAGTGGAATCTTGGACAGGACAGTACCAGAGCATGTCCGCTCGATATTTCATTGAACTTCCATAAGCAAGTTTTAATACGCAGAAAAAACTTTTTGACAACAAATTTGTTAAGCTTTTGCTTATCTTTATGGGGACATGGAATAAACCCATATCTAAGCATTACCTTTTAGATATGGGTTGTTTGGTTGTAGAGTGTAAACCCACAGTAAAACAACAGCGGTTGTGCTTTTGCACTTTAAAAGTGGAACCATTCCACCTAAAAACGATTACATTATCGGTTTTTTGAACGGCCTGCGGGATAAATTTAAAGAACAGGTGGAATCAAAAGGCTACGCATTGGTACTGGTAAAAGATGCCCTGGTCGTTAAGGCTGTGGAGGATAAGAAATTAAAGAGTGGCCGGACCAGCCGGATTGTTATGGCTGGCTCAACCGGTGCCAGGGAAGCCGGATACCGGGAGGGGCGAAAATTTAACGAGAAGCGGAAGATGCTCCAATAAACTAAAATGGTTAGTGCTCAACATAAAGATTTAATACATCAACCAACTACCTTTTATGATTAGGACTATTGCTACCATTTACGGTACTAAAGCACTCTGTTCTGGCTCTGTGACTATGATTATTCACTATTAACAGTAGTTATGCACTTACAGTAAATAAGTACCAAAAAAAATTTAAGAAAATACTAAAAACCCCTTGATATTTTCAAAATCGCCCAATAATCGAAATGGATGGTATTTTTTGCCATTACATTGTCGATACGGGTGATCCAAAAATGAATCTGAATAAACCGCTCTTTGAAAACAAACAACATGGTCCTGGTGGTGGTATTCCACTCCTGAAGAGTCTTTGGGAGAAATTTGACCTCTCACTACTCTTTTTGCAGACGGGGATTGTCAAGCATTCCGGTGTTCCCGGCTGGTTAATGTCTTTTGCCTATATCTGTGGTTTGATTGCTCAAAAGCCCTCGGTCAACCAGAATGCAGATTTCACCTCAGATTCTCCCATTCTGAAGGTTTTATTGAAAGGGGAATCCATCAGCCAGTCCGCTTTCAGCCGGTTTTTCTCAAAACCCTTTGAGTGGCTCCAGTTTGCGGTTGGCCGTATCCAAAGGCTTCAAGAACACCCGGAATCCCGGTTATCCGAAGGGGATGTGATTGCTTTGGATGACACCAAAGTGGCCCACCCGTTTGGGAAAAAACTTCCCTTCCTGTGCTGGCTGTTTGATAGTTCTACCCGGAATCATATCTGGTGTATGAACTTAATTTCCACTTACGCCCGTTTTGAAAAACGGCCTGGAATATCCCCTCTTCTGGCGATTCTGGCGTAAAACTGAAAACCAGAATGACAAGAAAACCAAGCTGGAACTTGCACGAAAAATGCTCCTGGATCTCCGCAGTACCTGTCATAAACGGCTATGGGTAGCAATGGAC
This DNA window, taken from Pelotomaculum isophthalicicum JI, encodes the following:
- a CDS encoding STAS domain-containing protein, whose protein sequence is MQIRKRKTLENVILDLSGELDFSNVDELKNQVLAEQDGGKITINMAAVDFIDSSGVGILLHLARELSEQNRVFEVINIPESIRESMALIGFFQVIEAIQVNGS
- a CDS encoding HD-GYP domain-containing protein; amino-acid sequence: MKLTFIRVAETLLKVIEARDASCAAHSRKVALLAKIISGEMGMTLKMQEYLYLAGLFHDIGKVGIKDSYLSKPGKLSPAEWVEIKKHPVIGCEIIKTIPGSQDISLMVLYHHERYDGKGYPAGLQGEAIPLGARILAVVDAFDAMVADRIYRPKLEREAAIAELMRCSGSHFDPSVVEVFCRVLPGIKV
- a CDS encoding STAS domain-containing protein; this encodes MLKSLLRIDENVRYVCLEGELDLEAVDVLIELTLSNCENEKSLVLDLGGVSFVDSTGIHCLLEIWRQWRQREKSVQLINVQEDVSEILRLVGLDEFFKVPGPHENGEVFWKVKKTR
- a CDS encoding FapA family protein → MQEVVVQGATVQDALKQAMHLLGAKQCEIQIQVLNPGSSEVACLGRRPAVVRAWKKKESEKPSEGDFQSITASDHEEQTGPLANPESLAVTAERSISLARVEYGEIILEYSKGEPYPVVVPCPGINLWVNGNRRTEPVALTKEDVIRLEAVNEEREGGWHLQVSEDGMSAVLHVRPKLRITREIVDLPPSNHLHIEVKEKIEKLPPVSLEEIIQELNKQGIIFGIDWEACARAAASCHEEEVIIARGRPPERGQDARIEFFFSLNEKVPVISGDAGRIDYRERFAFTSVDAGTILARKYPGGPGVPGATVKGGVTAPPPPQDVVLKAGRGVALVNNGLEAVALDTGRPLLLQNKNLSEITIYPGLVHSGDVDLSSGNIAFKGDVLIGGNVNERMNVEALGDVRVAGHVAQAMIQASGSILVQGNVLSSILVAGGENAFIQDLAPLIDNIHKQLQLLLRAINQLQGNQAFKTGDLKGGIGPLLKLLLEIKFKNLPQMVKLLKDLSRNLPEQLSGEKLIVLVRSLEHAFISAPLSIRDCKELHAMKHGVGDLIDRLTSISGQKSDILLKHALNSDIRATGSVKVVGTGCYNTRIVAGGTVEVERTFRGGEIQAGGNVYVGELGARSGIRARIKVPWERKISLGHVHENVIVQVGDRQFRFDREEYGIIMRLDKEGNLINRTH
- a CDS encoding ferritin-like domain-containing protein — protein: MTSQIQLEQVINGLNLDLSWEYAAMIQYIQHTPVCSRAPEYTAVIDELLEHAQEEHEHAVVLSDLIQYLGGIPTVEVANRLTSLNNVEMLRQDLQVEYDAIRRYLQRIEQLEALQLYDSAQKIRNIAVVEQEHAIDLEKALGIQKVQSGTVYPFSHNP
- a CDS encoding ATP-binding protein produces the protein MQKCQICSQQYPDRPCQKCPDFIGGGEMRHELHQPIPVTLEAPDGLKYPAEILVLNPIELGLRTKAPLQGQYTIRLLDQLMLEVRPVVIRGKGDTHPFDIFVVQRAGETSSRLGGEVYRLLTSTTGQFIEEISQQMPDHLKELVRQRLMAEVEKSELINAMRLGRVLKYERGRFRHLSGQTDMDLPMEEVRSLMHEVVRLGNHRREVIISAEGGRVLDLHGIPFDYQSGGLLAFDITDIIEKERKIHRQQIQAYREAMAAVTGGRFNLVSREEAKNFIVKERILLHSYLKEPKDIALARLSLKKVLSAIPSSRHYHVLLCFSEALTNVLKHAVSGEWFAVQLDGRLRLVVKDDGPGIKLADLPKATLMQHYSTKNSLGCGFTLITHYADRLYLHTDAGGTMLAMEFDNSRSGNPPCSQPEKQ
- a CDS encoding helix-turn-helix domain-containing protein, which encodes MVGIAQSEITKIQRLVGPVEQEQLIHVDCFAGENVGVFMPVTGPCYYAVSPRHTHPSYMFTIAFNDRTALKIGEDTIQSPQGKILALSPGIPHHEVHSGQHPGYVAILIEKEFFQEQLLAYPVTQNIVFRGAVYECLPALLSRLKEFMIEIDNKMPGSEIIVKALSVELCHLIIRSIFNINCKRDRIKYRFEIDKTIDYMHSNLWRKISVERLAGIANMSPSYYARIFKRETGLTPINYLNNISYAVTGKQHQFHNNKNGCEGQNFSMNLENRSPVVSK
- a CDS encoding PP2C family protein-serine/threonine phosphatase, with product MEDQRLITGDDLNPEWRLKRVLNDLGTLINVDYTALVGISGESLTVLAEWRKSEDGESILLSLLQKDFNDYVRAVHDRGNSPHAPEAGAGNTTGCTWKSALTMAVPVPVEKGVLGVLVLGCKKPRRFSDLALKTISIVARVLGWALEDALRCRLARKNLEDVKSELVLAQKAQENLLPQYFPELEGIEITGRSIPARVVGGDYFDFLLLDGGRLVAVIGDVMGKGMAAAMLMFILRSTLRAILAEEKDLSRVLSRLNAIVGVDLRRAGAFATFCIIVYDPDLRQICCFNAGHHYPLCYQGGKAETLITNGIALGLQEKYDYKDSRKLALFSGEVVLLYTDGVVEARNQHGEKFGLARLKEVLQLNAGRNAAGIREAVIEAVSRFARGTSQKDDITLAVIKVR